A window from Gottschalkiaceae bacterium SANA encodes these proteins:
- a CDS encoding efflux RND transporter periplasmic adaptor subunit — protein sequence MIRKKTAVTMLILLTSILLIGCNADDSEVESTNIVVPVKLGVVVKDTVEETYVTIGKVIPSNQLDVYLNSIGKIETIFIKPGDFIEKDMPMIQLINDTSKTTFNSTESQLRTIRDNLAVQYNAALENYNLQKVLFDTATISQNTLDASHDQLEITQRQYRDAQITYNNQVSNLQSSLDDLLVKSPIDGQIASLNVKIGEAARNQLAATIIDNSTLYVQTMVSGELKKSLSLDQDVKLALEGVDQVIHGKVSVINEIPDINNKLFEVDIIIIEDVNVGVGDFAEVEFITKSYEANRLPSTAIVRKGIEKYVFTYDNGILKKVVLETGLSNGKWIEVLSDELNESSIIVIRGQNDLRVDDVIQIIED from the coding sequence GTGATCCGTAAAAAAACAGCTGTAACCATGTTGATTCTACTGACTTCTATCTTACTCATCGGGTGCAATGCTGATGATTCAGAAGTAGAGTCCACAAATATCGTTGTCCCAGTCAAGCTAGGTGTTGTGGTAAAAGATACCGTTGAAGAGACCTATGTGACAATCGGGAAAGTTATTCCCAGCAATCAACTGGATGTTTATTTGAATTCCATTGGCAAAATAGAGACCATCTTTATTAAGCCTGGGGATTTCATCGAAAAGGACATGCCAATGATTCAATTAATTAATGATACAAGCAAGACCACCTTTAACTCGACCGAGAGCCAGTTGAGAACCATCAGAGATAACCTGGCTGTTCAATACAATGCCGCCCTAGAAAACTACAATCTGCAAAAGGTCTTGTTCGATACAGCCACAATCAGCCAGAACACCCTAGATGCATCGCATGACCAATTAGAGATTACCCAGAGGCAATATCGAGATGCACAAATAACCTATAATAATCAGGTAAGCAATCTTCAGTCTTCCCTTGATGACTTATTGGTAAAGAGCCCAATTGATGGACAAATTGCTTCACTCAATGTGAAAATTGGCGAAGCAGCAAGAAACCAACTTGCAGCAACCATCATTGATAATTCAACCCTCTATGTTCAAACCATGGTCTCCGGTGAGTTAAAAAAATCCCTAAGCTTGGACCAAGATGTGAAACTCGCCTTAGAAGGCGTTGATCAAGTGATTCACGGTAAGGTAAGTGTCATCAATGAGATCCCTGATATAAACAACAAGCTCTTTGAAGTGGATATTATAATTATTGAAGATGTCAATGTGGGTGTCGGCGATTTTGCAGAAGTTGAGTTTATTACAAAATCCTATGAAGCTAATCGGCTTCCATCGACAGCCATTGTGAGAAAAGGCATCGAAAAATATGTATTCACTTATGACAATGGAATTTTGAAGAAAGTGGTTTTAGAAACGGGTCTTTCAAATGGTAAATGGATTGAAGTCTTATCAGACGAACTTAATGAGTCGTCAATCATTGTCATCCGTGGGCAAAACGATCTGCGTGTTGATGATGTCATTCAAATCATCGAAGACTAA
- a CDS encoding PadR family transcriptional regulator, with protein MDAQLRRGLLEVCVLKLLTKGDSYGYRIVKDVSEIIDISESTLYPILKRLEASKCLEVYSEEHKSRLRKYYRITDVGLQRIEDFISEWEKAMKVFDFIKE; from the coding sequence ATGGATGCTCAACTTAGACGTGGATTATTAGAGGTCTGCGTATTGAAGCTTTTAACAAAAGGTGACTCCTATGGTTATCGAATCGTTAAAGATGTTTCCGAGATTATTGACATATCCGAATCAACACTTTATCCAATACTGAAAAGACTGGAAGCCAGCAAATGTCTTGAAGTATACTCAGAGGAGCATAAAAGCCGATTGCGTAAGTACTATCGAATAACCGATGTGGGTTTGCAGCGTATCGAAGATTTTATCAGTGAATGGGAAAAAGCCATGAAAGTATTTGACTTTATTAAGGAGTGA
- a CDS encoding heavy-metal-associated domain-containing protein: MKKAMIQTETLTCPSCMQKIENGVKSLEGVNKESVRVLFNSSKVKLTFDDDKVSIADIENVINRLGYEIKKSQERSL; this comes from the coding sequence ATGAAAAAAGCCATGATTCAAACGGAAACGTTGACTTGCCCGTCGTGTATGCAAAAGATTGAAAATGGAGTGAAATCTTTGGAGGGTGTTAATAAGGAAAGTGTACGCGTACTCTTTAACTCCAGTAAAGTGAAACTAACTTTTGATGACGACAAGGTTTCCATTGCGGATATTGAAAATGTGATAAATCGATTGGGTTATGAAATCAAGAAGTCTCAAGAGAGGTCTTTATAA
- a CDS encoding heavy metal translocating P-type ATPase produces MNLRKFILSKKKLIALFSGLLIGTAFISKRSFGNEELSIWTLVIASFIGLAPIAIQAYQALRVKVVSIEVLVTLAVVGALFIRNYEESAIVTFLFLFGAYLEQRTLNKTRSAIMALAEMAPESALKMMENDTFERVEVDEVDVGDILLVKTGAKVPVDGFVLHGESYINEASITGESLPVHKKKNHKVFAGTMLENGTMQIIAERVGEDTTFGKIIELVEEAQDSKSEAERFIDKFSKYYTPAVLLLSLIVWMVSRDIELAITILVLGCPGALVIGVPVSNVAGIGNGAKNGILLKGSEVISDFSRLDTIVFDKTGTLTQGNPRVAEEEIYTDHPEEIFAYLANVEKESDHPLAQAVVEYIGECKNYLVERTDVVKGGGIISHLDGHRVVVGNVALMEKENVTFNEKMSGDIKRMEAGGNSLVLVAVDGELNALLGIRDPIRLGVKEGLNKFKKLGIKNLVVLSGDNQGTVDLVARELGLSEAYGHMLPEQKQAYIEALQAEGQIVAFVGDGVNDSPSLALAQIGIAMGSGTDVAIETSDVVLMHSDFSHLIHVLGLAKATVNNMRQNIVIAVGVVWILLAGVFFSEWMSMSLGMLVHEASILVVILNGMRLMRYKIKWRSDKNEKSHDSNGNVDLPVVYAKD; encoded by the coding sequence ATGAATTTGCGAAAATTCATATTAAGTAAAAAAAAGCTCATTGCACTATTTAGTGGCCTATTAATTGGAACTGCTTTTATCAGTAAACGAAGTTTTGGGAATGAAGAATTGTCCATTTGGACATTGGTAATCGCTTCTTTCATAGGGCTTGCACCGATTGCAATACAAGCATACCAGGCCTTAAGGGTTAAAGTGGTTAGCATAGAGGTTTTGGTTACGCTTGCAGTTGTTGGGGCTTTATTCATTCGAAACTATGAAGAATCCGCTATTGTAACATTTTTATTTCTCTTTGGTGCTTATCTTGAACAAAGAACACTGAATAAGACACGTTCTGCAATCATGGCATTGGCAGAAATGGCACCCGAAAGCGCTTTGAAAATGATGGAGAATGATACATTCGAAAGGGTTGAAGTAGACGAGGTTGACGTTGGAGATATTTTGCTTGTGAAAACTGGCGCGAAAGTACCCGTGGATGGTTTTGTTTTACATGGTGAGAGCTATATAAATGAAGCGAGTATAACGGGTGAATCCCTTCCCGTTCATAAAAAGAAAAATCATAAGGTGTTTGCTGGCACCATGCTAGAAAATGGAACCATGCAAATCATTGCTGAGCGGGTAGGCGAAGACACCACCTTTGGAAAGATTATTGAATTGGTTGAAGAGGCGCAGGATTCAAAATCAGAAGCAGAGCGTTTCATTGATAAATTTTCAAAGTACTACACACCGGCAGTTTTGCTTCTATCCTTGATCGTATGGATGGTATCGAGAGATATCGAACTGGCAATTACGATATTGGTCTTGGGATGCCCAGGTGCATTGGTGATTGGGGTGCCTGTTTCAAACGTTGCAGGTATCGGGAATGGAGCCAAAAACGGCATTCTATTAAAGGGCAGTGAAGTGATTAGTGATTTCAGCAGACTTGATACGATCGTGTTTGACAAAACAGGCACTTTGACACAGGGAAATCCTAGAGTTGCAGAAGAGGAAATTTATACCGACCATCCGGAAGAGATATTTGCTTATTTAGCCAATGTTGAGAAGGAATCGGACCATCCACTGGCCCAGGCAGTTGTCGAATACATTGGCGAATGTAAAAATTATCTGGTGGAAAGAACGGATGTTGTTAAGGGGGGAGGGATTATCTCTCACCTGGATGGGCACCGAGTGGTTGTTGGAAATGTGGCCTTGATGGAAAAGGAAAATGTTACTTTTAATGAAAAGATGAGTGGCGATATAAAAAGAATGGAAGCCGGTGGAAACTCCTTGGTTTTAGTAGCGGTTGACGGGGAATTGAATGCACTACTGGGTATTCGTGATCCAATCCGTTTAGGCGTGAAAGAGGGGCTTAATAAATTTAAAAAGTTAGGCATAAAAAATTTAGTGGTTCTTTCTGGAGATAATCAGGGAACAGTGGATTTAGTCGCAAGAGAACTTGGACTTTCTGAAGCGTATGGACATATGCTGCCAGAACAGAAACAAGCCTATATTGAGGCACTGCAGGCAGAAGGTCAAATCGTAGCATTTGTTGGAGATGGAGTCAATGATAGTCCCTCACTAGCATTAGCGCAGATTGGCATTGCAATGGGAAGTGGAACCGATGTTGCGATCGAGACGTCGGATGTTGTTTTAATGCATTCAGATTTTTCTCACTTAATCCACGTCTTGGGTTTAGCAAAAGCGACTGTTAATAACATGCGTCAAAACATAGTCATCGCAGTTGGTGTTGTATGGATTCTACTTGCGGGCGTATTCTTTAGCGAATGGATGAGTATGTCGCTCGGTATGTTGGTACATGAAGCAAGTATATTGGTTGTAATTTTAAATGGGATGAGACTTATGCGTTACAAAATTAAATGGAGGAGTGATAAAAATGAAAAAAGCCATGATTCAAACGGAAACGTTGACTTGCCCGTCGTGTATGCAAAAGATTGA
- a CDS encoding helix-turn-helix transcriptional regulator encodes MILADKIIKLRKQFGWSQEALAERMNVSRQSVSKWESANSIPDLNKIIMLSEIFGVSTDYLLLDEIEETEALVGDNEPGLALMTLDDAAYYMNCKRENLRYLVKGVLLAVFSVVPLFILLALAEDKILDITTSTAAVIGLVSLLLIISLGVSLLIRTSQFTDIFERFEKNEFELAYGVRSIYKERLEAYKRTYFGRMSISITLFITSCVPLIITAFMSGSAMLLLLMIVVMMLMIGIGIALLLPASTIYNAYNCILGEGDYSSRNRKQLRKAEKLALFYWPLVTAVYIGWSLWTMAWGITWIIWPVAAIAYAAVLGLMGLFEKVE; translated from the coding sequence ATGATACTTGCAGATAAAATCATTAAATTAAGAAAACAGTTTGGATGGTCACAAGAGGCGCTAGCAGAGAGAATGAATGTTTCCAGACAGTCTGTATCAAAATGGGAAAGTGCCAACAGCATACCTGATCTTAACAAAATAATCATGCTCAGTGAAATTTTTGGAGTATCTACAGACTATCTTCTACTCGATGAAATTGAAGAAACGGAGGCTCTTGTAGGTGACAACGAACCAGGCCTTGCTCTTATGACTTTAGACGATGCAGCTTATTATATGAACTGTAAAAGAGAGAATCTCCGATATCTTGTCAAGGGTGTTCTATTGGCCGTGTTTTCTGTTGTGCCACTTTTTATTTTACTGGCTCTTGCAGAAGATAAGATCCTTGATATTACAACAAGTACAGCGGCGGTAATTGGCCTTGTATCCCTATTGCTTATAATCTCCCTTGGGGTAAGTTTGCTGATTCGTACGAGTCAATTCACAGATATATTCGAAAGGTTTGAAAAGAACGAGTTTGAACTCGCTTATGGTGTGAGGAGTATTTATAAAGAAAGACTTGAAGCTTATAAAAGAACCTATTTTGGCAGGATGTCAATCAGCATCACATTGTTCATTACAAGTTGTGTGCCCTTGATTATAACAGCCTTTATGTCCGGTTCGGCAATGCTTTTGCTGTTGATGATCGTAGTCATGATGCTAATGATAGGAATTGGAATCGCATTGCTTTTGCCCGCATCGACCATCTATAATGCTTACAATTGCATTCTGGGAGAGGGCGATTACTCGTCTAGGAATAGGAAACAACTTAGAAAAGCAGAAAAACTTGCCTTATTTTACTGGCCTCTAGTCACCGCAGTTTATATCGGCTGGAGTTTGTGGACCATGGCATGGGGAATCACCTGGATCATCTGGCCTGTTGCTGCAATTGCCTATGCTGCTGTCCTTGGTCTGATGGGGCTGTTTGAGAAAGTTGAATAA
- a CDS encoding ABC transporter ATP-binding protein, whose product MNEGMNKMIKVSNLYHSYSNDDNYAVKDVSFEIQKGEIFGFLGPSGAGKSTTQNILVGLLQLQQGNVEVAGYDVKHIKNKMFNKIGMSFEQSNVYNKMSGLENLQFYRKLFDVETRDPMDLIKLVGLDGKENIKAGKYSKGMKHRLTFARSMINNPEMWFLDEPTTGLDPAIASEIKDIIRQENEKGVTIFLTTHNMYIADELCDRVAFIVDGAIRLIDSPKALKLKYGEKLVDVEYIKDGELIKDSFSTVIKEEKNRLVEVISKYDIQTMHTKEATLEEIFIKVTGRGLV is encoded by the coding sequence ATGAATGAAGGGATGAATAAAATGATAAAAGTGAGTAACCTTTACCATTCATACAGCAATGATGACAATTATGCGGTTAAAGATGTCAGCTTTGAAATTCAGAAGGGTGAGATTTTTGGATTCTTGGGCCCTTCAGGTGCTGGTAAATCAACCACCCAAAATATTCTTGTCGGTCTTCTTCAACTTCAGCAGGGTAATGTTGAGGTTGCGGGTTATGATGTCAAGCATATTAAGAATAAAATGTTCAATAAGATAGGAATGTCTTTCGAACAGTCTAATGTTTATAACAAAATGTCAGGACTTGAAAATCTTCAATTCTACAGAAAATTATTCGATGTGGAAACAAGAGATCCTATGGATCTGATCAAACTGGTGGGACTTGACGGCAAGGAAAACATTAAGGCCGGTAAGTATTCGAAGGGGATGAAGCACAGGCTGACCTTTGCTAGATCCATGATCAATAACCCGGAGATGTGGTTTCTCGATGAACCGACTACTGGATTGGACCCTGCCATTGCATCAGAAATCAAGGACATCATTAGGCAGGAAAATGAAAAGGGCGTCACGATCTTTTTGACAACTCATAACATGTACATCGCCGATGAACTCTGTGACCGAGTTGCGTTTATCGTAGATGGAGCGATCAGGCTGATTGATTCGCCAAAAGCATTAAAGCTCAAATACGGTGAGAAACTTGTGGACGTCGAATATATTAAAGATGGGGAACTCATTAAGGACAGTTTCTCTACCGTGATCAAAGAGGAAAAAAACAGACTGGTGGAAGTGATCAGTAAATATGATATTCAGACCATGCATACCAAAGAAGCGACTCTTGAAGAAATATTTATCAAGGTAACCGGAAGGGGACTGGTCTAA
- a CDS encoding efflux RND transporter periplasmic adaptor subunit → MKTKKLIIAIVVLSVIGVGLFYLLTMGNIGAKYNTAEVTRGEVGKYVEDVGKISSRNIRRYYGSGTGKIEEMTLQLGDHVEKGQVLIKYEDNLDLEVQKVEKQIKALKAGYNEALSGTDMESVNSAWIEVSRIKKNMELATKSKDITESLYKIGSASLIELEQAESQVEQLKSSLGIAQNTYNRLTKGISGNIRERYEAEIDVLLLTLDILEENRDNYRIVADIEGIVTEINTFEGDMPSPGMLVIEIQDPTEKVILVDFMVEDARLIEAKMEAEIQDWKLDVQMNGLKVDKVYPKAFVTLSELGVEENRQTVEIGLPKSSDELAYDLEVETRVMIEAPREVLLIPTGTVYQKNSKQYVEVLEDNDVVERQITTGIKMNGSIEVKDGLEEGELVILNYQEE, encoded by the coding sequence ATGAAAACGAAAAAATTGATCATCGCCATCGTTGTTTTGTCAGTAATAGGAGTTGGACTATTTTATTTATTAACAATGGGCAACATCGGAGCGAAATACAATACAGCAGAAGTAACACGGGGAGAAGTGGGAAAATACGTTGAGGATGTAGGTAAGATCAGTTCAAGAAATATCAGACGATATTATGGTAGTGGCACAGGCAAGATAGAGGAAATGACCCTGCAGCTGGGGGACCATGTGGAAAAAGGACAAGTTCTGATTAAATATGAAGACAATCTGGATCTGGAAGTTCAAAAAGTTGAGAAGCAGATCAAAGCCTTAAAGGCTGGATATAATGAAGCCCTTTCAGGAACGGATATGGAGAGTGTGAATAGCGCCTGGATCGAAGTATCAAGAATTAAAAAAAATATGGAGCTGGCAACCAAAAGCAAGGATATAACCGAGTCGCTTTACAAGATTGGATCTGCATCTCTTATTGAGCTCGAGCAGGCAGAAAGTCAAGTGGAACAGCTTAAGAGTAGCCTTGGAATTGCCCAGAACACATATAATCGGCTCACCAAAGGCATTTCAGGAAATATCAGAGAGAGATATGAAGCGGAAATCGATGTGCTGCTTCTCACTTTAGATATACTCGAAGAAAATCGAGACAACTATAGGATTGTTGCAGATATCGAAGGGATTGTGACAGAAATAAACACCTTTGAGGGCGATATGCCATCTCCGGGGATGCTAGTTATAGAAATTCAGGATCCGACAGAAAAAGTAATTCTCGTTGATTTTATGGTGGAGGATGCAAGACTCATAGAAGCGAAGATGGAGGCTGAAATTCAGGACTGGAAGCTTGATGTTCAGATGAATGGCTTGAAGGTGGATAAGGTGTATCCAAAGGCTTTTGTAACCTTATCGGAGCTCGGTGTGGAAGAAAACCGACAGACCGTAGAGATTGGTCTACCGAAATCCTCTGATGAACTTGCTTATGATCTAGAGGTGGAAACGAGGGTTATGATTGAGGCGCCAAGAGAAGTTCTTCTGATCCCTACAGGCACTGTCTATCAAAAAAATTCGAAACAATATGTTGAGGTTCTTGAAGACAATGACGTTGTTGAACGTCAAATCACCACTGGAATTAAAATGAACGGAAGTATTGAGGTAAAAGATGGATTGGAAGAAGGGGAACTGGTCATATTGAATTATCAGGAAGAATAA
- a CDS encoding selenium metabolism-associated LysR family transcriptional regulator, which yields MEMHQLESFVHIIELKSFSNAAKKMFVTQPTISNNIMNLEKELQTLLINRKNRNITLTESGEILYTYAKKIINTRDQAVYEIGKHEGKIEGVLNIAASSIPEQYILPKIMKEFQELYPGIIFNVKHRDSKQVIRELLNDQIGCGIVGARYDEDGLEYIEFCQDRLVLAAPNNKDFSWLNEEDLDINFLKQLPMIMREEGSGTRRILESALSEMGVSAKELNIVSTIESNETIKQMVTLEMGVSFISEMAIQNEVQLKKIKTHNIKNLSLNREFFFVYHKNRALPPIAKELKRHLQNHRIK from the coding sequence ATGGAAATGCATCAATTAGAAAGTTTCGTACACATAATAGAGCTGAAAAGTTTTTCAAATGCTGCAAAAAAAATGTTTGTGACTCAACCAACAATTTCTAATAATATTATGAACTTAGAAAAAGAATTGCAAACGCTTCTAATTAACAGGAAGAATAGAAATATAACACTAACTGAATCTGGAGAGATTCTCTACACATATGCGAAGAAGATTATAAACACTAGAGACCAGGCCGTGTACGAAATTGGTAAACATGAGGGGAAGATTGAAGGTGTTTTAAATATTGCAGCTAGTTCTATTCCAGAGCAATATATTTTACCAAAGATTATGAAGGAATTTCAGGAATTATATCCAGGGATTATCTTTAACGTAAAGCACAGGGATTCAAAACAAGTGATTAGAGAGTTATTAAATGATCAAATAGGGTGTGGTATCGTCGGTGCGAGGTATGACGAAGATGGATTAGAATATATTGAGTTTTGTCAGGATCGATTGGTTCTTGCTGCGCCAAATAATAAGGATTTTTCATGGCTTAATGAAGAAGACTTAGATATTAACTTCTTAAAACAACTACCCATGATCATGAGAGAAGAGGGCTCTGGAACAAGGCGTATACTAGAAAGTGCATTGAGCGAAATGGGGGTATCGGCTAAGGAGTTAAATATTGTTTCTACAATTGAAAGCAACGAGACAATTAAACAAATGGTAACTCTTGAGATGGGTGTGAGCTTTATCTCAGAAATGGCAATACAAAACGAAGTTCAATTAAAGAAAATTAAAACACATAATATAAAGAATTTAAGTCTGAATAGAGAATTCTTCTTTGTGTATCATAAGAATAGAGCATTACCACCAATTGCCAAAGAGCTGAAAAGGCATTTACAGAATCATAGAATAAAGTGA
- a CDS encoding ECF transporter S component, translated as MNNSFFDTPKAMIFASIGITINIVLGTIAQMIHLPLLFLDTIGTILVSVVLGPLAGALTGGLTNVIQGFITNPKDIPFALVNIAIGLIVGFIAKKQGFELKTAVITGLILAVVAPLIGTPIAILIYGGITGSGTDLIFAWLRATGSSIFTATFIPRITGNIIDKLASCLLVYVLLKRIPSALLKSIKA; from the coding sequence ATGAACAACTCATTTTTTGACACACCTAAGGCCATGATTTTTGCATCAATTGGTATTACAATCAACATCGTATTGGGGACTATCGCTCAAATGATTCATCTGCCCCTATTATTTCTTGACACCATCGGAACTATTCTTGTATCCGTAGTTCTAGGTCCCCTAGCTGGTGCCTTAACTGGTGGTTTAACGAATGTCATCCAAGGTTTCATAACAAATCCCAAAGACATTCCATTCGCACTTGTTAATATTGCTATTGGTCTAATCGTTGGTTTCATTGCTAAAAAACAAGGTTTTGAACTGAAAACAGCTGTCATAACTGGGTTGATCTTAGCTGTTGTTGCACCATTAATCGGTACACCTATTGCCATACTTATCTACGGGGGCATTACCGGAAGCGGAACTGATCTAATTTTTGCTTGGTTACGTGCTACTGGTTCTAGCATCTTTACAGCAACATTTATTCCTAGAATAACAGGCAATATCATTGACAAATTAGCTAGTTGCTTACTTGTTTATGTATTGCTCAAGCGTATTCCGTCAGCTTTACTAAAAAGTATTAAAGCATAA
- a CDS encoding hypothetical protein (possible pseudo due to internal stop codon) — MTTRVGTIELQVPRLRDGKFSTALFHRYQRSEQALVLAMMENEASLLRLIGALLIEQGEKWSSGKKYLSMEEYYQFRSTHQITAVA, encoded by the coding sequence ATGACCACACGAGTTGGAACCATCGAATTACAGGTTCCAAGATTACGTGATGGTAAGTTTTCAACGGCACTTTTTCACCGCTACCAACGTAGTGAACAAGCCTTGGTCCTCGCCATGATGGAGAATGAAGCATCGCTTCTTCGGTTAATCGGTGCACTATTGATTGAGCAAGGTGAGAAATGGTCATCTGGCAAGAAGTACCTCTCAATGGAGGAGTACTACCAGTTCCGATCCACTCATCAAATCACTGCTGTTGCTTAA
- a CDS encoding GntR family transcriptional regulator, which yields MTEESWRIYSIILKRIIEIEYVPGELLSENSLAEEFGISRTPIREILIKLSEKGFVKLMPRVGTYVSEIDAREMISIFEVRKTLEILACELAIMRSTEEQSQKLFSVVEQIKSLNDQARYRECVKEEYEFLNMIASASKNVYVEEYLQELNSKILRFVNYVQYEKHLSERMINALVSITKAISRRDSENASKEMTRYMLAHVNELTQCLLTKLFFD from the coding sequence ATGACTGAGGAAAGTTGGAGAATTTATTCGATCATATTAAAAAGAATTATTGAAATTGAATATGTGCCGGGAGAATTGTTGAGCGAGAATTCACTAGCAGAAGAGTTTGGCATAAGTAGAACGCCAATCCGGGAGATTTTGATAAAATTATCAGAGAAGGGTTTTGTCAAGTTGATGCCACGAGTGGGGACGTATGTGTCCGAAATCGATGCTCGAGAAATGATCAGCATATTTGAAGTGAGAAAAACACTGGAAATACTAGCATGTGAGTTAGCAATTATGAGATCGACGGAAGAGCAGAGTCAAAAACTATTTTCGGTTGTAGAACAGATTAAATCCCTTAATGATCAGGCGAGATACCGAGAGTGTGTAAAGGAAGAGTATGAGTTTTTGAATATGATTGCTTCAGCATCTAAGAATGTATATGTGGAAGAGTACCTTCAGGAACTAAATTCCAAGATATTAAGATTCGTCAATTATGTTCAATATGAAAAACACTTGTCAGAACGAATGATCAATGCTTTAGTTTCAATAACAAAGGCAATATCGCGAAGAGATTCAGAAAATGCTAGTAAGGAGATGACTCGATATATGCTAGCGCATGTCAATGAACTTACGCAGTGTCTTTTGACGAAGCTTTTTTTTGATTGA
- a CDS encoding IS110 family transposase — MIYVGIDVAKDKHDCFIVNSDGEVIKDVFTFKNNLEGFTQFFSAIPDVPLDKIKVGLEATGHYSINLTNFISNHHLPLVILNPLQTNLFRKAQTLRKSKTDKIDAKLIALMLQTGNFESHTNLSYHLAELKSLTRHKSRIKENLSKYKISLVRMTDIMFPELASVVYSINQTSTYAILRAFPSTQAIASAHLTKLTTLLHHASHGKYGKIKALEIRQAARISIGSESRALSFELIQIVHFIEYYKQEIAQIDKEIKSIMDELESPILSFPGISYGLGSVILAEVGDIRRFSSPAKLLAFAGLEPSTHESGKFVGSNMRMVKRGSPYLRWALLEAARLVAMRDQTFKDYYQKKKAEGKHHYVALSHVAKKLVRVLYHILVNNLTFQPQI; from the coding sequence ATGATTTATGTTGGCATCGATGTTGCCAAAGACAAGCACGATTGCTTTATCGTAAACTCGGATGGTGAAGTTATCAAAGATGTTTTTACTTTCAAGAACAATTTGGAAGGTTTCACGCAGTTTTTCTCTGCGATCCCCGATGTTCCTTTGGACAAAATAAAGGTGGGACTAGAAGCTACTGGTCATTACAGCATTAATCTCACGAATTTCATTAGCAATCATCACCTACCACTAGTAATTCTCAATCCGCTTCAAACCAACCTTTTCAGAAAAGCTCAAACGCTTAGAAAAAGCAAAACGGACAAGATCGATGCTAAACTTATCGCTTTAATGTTGCAAACGGGTAACTTCGAATCCCACACAAATTTATCATACCATCTGGCAGAATTAAAGTCACTCACTCGACATAAATCTAGAATTAAAGAAAATCTCTCCAAGTATAAAATTTCACTGGTACGAATGACAGATATTATGTTTCCAGAACTTGCTTCGGTTGTTTATTCGATCAATCAAACGTCGACCTATGCGATTCTAAGAGCTTTCCCGTCTACACAAGCGATTGCTTCTGCTCACCTTACCAAACTCACAACCCTACTGCATCATGCGTCTCATGGCAAATATGGCAAAATTAAGGCACTTGAAATCCGACAAGCTGCGAGAATATCCATTGGCTCTGAGAGCCGTGCACTCAGCTTTGAACTCATCCAGATCGTGCACTTTATCGAATACTACAAGCAAGAAATTGCTCAGATTGATAAAGAGATCAAATCTATCATGGATGAATTGGAAAGCCCGATCCTGAGCTTCCCAGGTATCTCTTATGGATTGGGATCTGTCATCCTAGCTGAGGTTGGCGATATTCGAAGATTCTCTTCTCCAGCTAAGCTGCTAGCCTTTGCTGGTCTGGAGCCCTCCACTCATGAATCAGGAAAATTTGTGGGATCGAACATGAGAATGGTAAAACGCGGGTCACCATATTTGCGATGGGCACTTCTTGAAGCTGCTAGACTCGTTGCTATGAGAGACCAAACTTTTAAAGACTATTATCAGAAAAAGAAAGCTGAAGGTAAGCATCATTATGTTGCTCTGTCTCATGTCGCAAAAAAACTTGTCCGTGTTCTTTACCACATTTTAGTCAATAATCTAACTTTTCAACCTCAAATTTAG